The following are from one region of the Candidatus Obscuribacterales bacterium genome:
- a CDS encoding aminotransferase class I/II-fold pyridoxal phosphate-dependent enzyme produces MSSYFRPAVAAMTGYIPGEQPRPGTPVIKLNTNENPYPPSPEAIAVLQTLDSEWLRRYPTPYADDFRQAVSQVFAVPMDWIMVTNGSDELLNLLVRACADSDRPVVYPTPTYVLYKTLAEMQPAKVLEIPYADHHRLPVEALIAAQGAVTFI; encoded by the coding sequence ATGAGCAGCTATTTTCGGCCAGCGGTTGCGGCCATGACTGGATACATTCCTGGGGAACAGCCCCGACCGGGCACCCCGGTGATTAAGTTGAATACCAACGAAAACCCCTACCCGCCCTCTCCAGAGGCGATCGCGGTTTTGCAGACTTTGGACAGCGAATGGCTGCGGCGCTACCCTACGCCCTACGCCGACGATTTTCGCCAAGCGGTGAGCCAGGTGTTTGCCGTGCCCATGGATTGGATCATGGTCACCAATGGCAGTGATGAACTGTTGAACCTGTTGGTGCGGGCCTGTGCCGACAGCGATCGCCCCGTGGTCTATCCCACACCGACCTATGTGCTGTACAAAACCCTTGCCGAGATGCAGCCGGCTAAGGTGCTGGAAATTCCCTACGCAGATCACCATCGTTTGCCTGTGGAGGCATTGATCGCTGCCCAGGGTGCGGTCACCTTCATCG